The proteins below come from a single Afipia felis ATCC 53690 genomic window:
- a CDS encoding sigma-70 family RNA polymerase sigma factor, with the protein MNEARQKEVLPSPEELISLICAVARQQDRNAFAQLFAYFAPRIKSFLLRSGLADSVAEEVTQEVMIAVWRKASYFDPGKAGASTWVFTIARNQRIDRLRRMQSRTADHLLDPSDEPDMPPSGEDITITAEREEGVRKALASLPSDQATIVRLSFFAEKPHAEIARELGIPLGTVKSRVRLALNRLRTLLDNNI; encoded by the coding sequence TTGAACGAGGCCAGGCAAAAAGAGGTGCTACCTTCTCCTGAGGAACTGATCAGCCTCATATGTGCTGTTGCGCGGCAGCAGGATCGAAATGCCTTCGCACAGCTATTCGCCTATTTCGCGCCTCGCATCAAAAGCTTCCTTCTGCGGTCAGGTCTTGCGGATTCCGTCGCCGAGGAAGTGACCCAGGAGGTCATGATCGCGGTATGGCGAAAGGCGTCTTATTTCGATCCAGGTAAAGCGGGTGCCTCGACATGGGTGTTTACGATTGCTCGCAATCAAAGGATTGACCGGCTGCGCCGCATGCAGTCTCGGACAGCCGATCATCTTTTGGATCCGAGTGATGAACCCGACATGCCACCATCGGGTGAAGACATCACAATCACGGCAGAACGGGAAGAAGGGGTGCGAAAGGCATTGGCATCCCTACCGAGCGATCAGGCAACGATCGTGCGGCTCTCTTTCTTTGCTGAGAAGCCCCATGCGGAGATCGCTCGAGAGTTGGGCATCCCGCTCGGCACCGTAAAATCCCGTGTCCGGCTGGCACTCAATCGCCTTCGGACCCTGTTGGACAACAATATATGA
- a CDS encoding SAM-dependent methyltransferase, which produces MSLIASVIRAAERVPLPDSLAQMGIELLVGRTRRKLATEGHVAESDFVRAMGEYPIAEYADAANKQHYELPPEFFALTLGPRRKYSCCFYRTGEETLADAERMSLEETVRHADLADGQTILELGCGWGSLTLFMAERFPRSIITAVSNSRPQRVHIEAQAAERGLANVRIVTADMNEFTAGSQYDRIVSVEMFEHMSNWKGLLERIRMWLAPETGRLFIHVFSHKNSPYRFDHRNAADWIAQHFFTGGIMPSHGLIGHFPDCFVVEQDWRWSGIHYQKTAVDWLARFDENRREIDRILGEVYGADAALWHQRWRLFYLATAGLFGHAGGEEWGVSHYLLRPA; this is translated from the coding sequence ATGAGCTTGATTGCCTCAGTTATCCGCGCCGCGGAACGCGTCCCGCTTCCCGACTCCCTGGCGCAGATGGGCATCGAACTCCTAGTCGGACGCACGCGACGAAAGCTTGCCACCGAGGGGCACGTGGCAGAGAGCGATTTCGTGCGCGCCATGGGCGAGTATCCGATAGCCGAATATGCCGACGCCGCCAACAAGCAGCATTATGAACTGCCGCCCGAGTTCTTCGCCCTCACGCTTGGTCCGCGTCGCAAATATTCGTGCTGCTTTTATCGGACGGGTGAGGAAACACTGGCTGACGCCGAGCGGATGTCGCTTGAAGAGACGGTCAGACACGCCGACCTTGCCGACGGGCAAACGATCTTGGAACTCGGTTGCGGCTGGGGATCGCTGACGCTTTTCATGGCCGAGCGTTTCCCTCGTTCAATCATCACCGCTGTCTCAAACTCAAGGCCACAGCGAGTTCATATCGAGGCTCAAGCGGCCGAACGCGGCCTCGCCAATGTGCGTATCGTAACGGCGGATATGAATGAATTCACGGCTGGCAGTCAGTACGACAGGATCGTCTCGGTTGAGATGTTCGAGCATATGTCCAACTGGAAGGGGCTGCTCGAACGTATCAGGATGTGGCTCGCTCCCGAGACGGGAAGGCTGTTCATTCACGTTTTCAGTCACAAGAACAGTCCCTATCGGTTCGATCACAGAAACGCAGCGGACTGGATCGCCCAGCACTTCTTCACGGGAGGAATTATGCCGAGCCACGGCCTGATCGGGCATTTCCCGGACTGCTTTGTGGTTGAACAGGACTGGCGCTGGAGCGGGATCCACTATCAGAAGACAGCGGTGGACTGGCTCGCGCGCTTCGATGAAAATCGCCGGGAGATAGATCGGATCCTCGGCGAGGTTTACGGTGCCGACGCCGCGCTCTGGCACCAGCGCTGGCGTCTCTTTTATCTGGCGACCGCCGGGCTGTTCGGACATGCCGGCGGCGAGGAATGGGGCGTAAGCCATTATCTCCTGCGTCCAGCCTGA
- a CDS encoding ChrR family anti-sigma-E factor has translation MTINHHPSDETLMRRASGTLSAGPALVVSVHLEGCTVCRNRMANFEAIGGAILDEMPPAPLAADLFGRTMERLEVAQPLQARDRPTIKHPELGLELPRAMQDCEVGPWKWLGPGFQWSKVKIAGSPDAKVMLLKGRAGLHLPAHGHTGLEFMQILSGSLLDERGRYFPGDLDEAGDDVDHRPVVGHESDCVCLAALEGDTRLHGFLGRLLRPFVGF, from the coding sequence ATGACCATCAATCATCATCCCAGCGACGAAACGCTGATGCGTAGGGCGAGCGGAACGTTGAGTGCCGGCCCCGCGCTTGTCGTATCCGTACACCTTGAAGGATGCACCGTCTGCCGCAACCGTATGGCGAATTTCGAGGCCATTGGCGGAGCGATCCTGGACGAGATGCCACCCGCTCCGCTTGCAGCGGATCTCTTCGGGCGCACCATGGAGCGGCTTGAAGTTGCTCAACCGTTACAGGCGAGAGACCGGCCTACGATCAAGCATCCGGAATTGGGATTGGAACTTCCGCGAGCGATGCAGGACTGCGAGGTCGGCCCGTGGAAATGGCTTGGACCTGGCTTCCAGTGGAGCAAGGTCAAGATCGCCGGCAGTCCGGACGCTAAGGTCATGCTGCTCAAAGGGAGAGCGGGGCTTCATTTGCCGGCTCATGGACATACTGGCCTCGAATTCATGCAAATCCTGTCCGGATCACTTTTGGATGAGCGAGGTCGGTATTTCCCGGGGGATCTCGACGAGGCGGGCGACGATGTCGATCATCGCCCGGTCGTGGGGCATGAATCGGATTGCGTCTGTCTTGCAGCTCTTGAAGGCGACACACGGCTTCATGGATTCCTGGGTCGTCTTTTGCGCCCGTTTGTGGGTTTCTGA
- a CDS encoding alpha/beta hydrolase → MKAFTSPLDFLNAIAAIGATRPRKGIRYGQRPRHLLDVYQPTIHGPSPVIVFFYGGGWEEGERGDYFFVGSALATRGFTVVIPDYRVFPEVRFPDFIDDAAEAMSWTVDHIMEFGGDPRRLIVMGHSAGAHIAAMLAFDRKRLAKVGLVASRDLSAMIGLAGPYDFLPLNSTTLKEIFGPQQGLAATQPINYVGRDAPPTFLATGRRDRHVDPGNTVRMAESIRRVGGEAEIKLYDYIDHRMLIGALARPLRFFAPVLDDVVGFALKNIDPQSLPDSTAVQGSTA, encoded by the coding sequence ATGAAAGCGTTTACGTCGCCGCTCGATTTTCTTAATGCGATCGCCGCGATCGGAGCAACGCGACCGCGTAAGGGCATCCGCTATGGCCAGCGTCCGCGTCACCTTCTCGATGTCTATCAGCCCACTATACATGGACCTTCCCCTGTTATCGTCTTCTTCTATGGTGGAGGCTGGGAGGAAGGCGAGCGCGGCGACTATTTTTTTGTCGGGTCGGCGTTGGCGACGCGCGGCTTCACAGTCGTTATTCCCGATTATCGCGTCTTTCCGGAGGTCCGGTTCCCTGACTTTATTGATGACGCGGCTGAGGCGATGAGCTGGACCGTGGATCATATAATGGAATTCGGTGGCGATCCGCGTCGGCTTATCGTCATGGGTCATTCCGCCGGTGCCCACATCGCGGCGATGCTAGCATTTGACCGTAAAAGGCTTGCCAAAGTGGGACTTGTTGCAAGCCGCGATCTCAGCGCGATGATCGGCCTTGCCGGTCCCTACGACTTTCTTCCGTTGAATAGCACTACGCTGAAAGAAATTTTTGGACCGCAGCAAGGCTTGGCCGCTACGCAGCCAATAAACTACGTTGGAAGAGATGCGCCACCGACGTTTCTGGCAACGGGGCGGCGGGATAGACACGTCGATCCTGGCAATACGGTTCGGATGGCCGAAAGCATAAGACGTGTCGGAGGCGAAGCCGAGATCAAGCTGTACGATTATATCGATCACCGCATGCTGATCGGCGCCTTGGCGCGACCGTTGCGGTTCTTTGCGCCTGTTCTCGACGACGTCGTAGGCTTTGCTCTGAAAAACATCGATCCTCAATCGCTCCCCGATTCGACGGCGGTTCAGGGGAGTACCGCATGA
- a CDS encoding DUF1295 domain-containing protein: MTATIIFVALAACLPATMTGAWLVALRTSQSGWIDATWSFATGCFAAAAALVPLADNQISVRQVLVAALALVWSLRLGIHIAVRTARGGDDDPRYRQLREEWGDAFKVRLLWFLQIQALVGLALALSIALAAHNPAPGLRFSDWLGFAFLIMAVLGETIADCQLSAFRADPVNKGKVCDVGLWGVSRHPNYFFEWIGWFAYAIIAIDLSGAYPWGWLSLAGPFLMYWLLVHASGIPPLEAHMLRSRGKAFRDYQHRVNAFWPGPQHAAYASDNGDIR, from the coding sequence ATGACGGCGACAATCATCTTTGTAGCGCTCGCGGCTTGCCTCCCGGCAACGATGACCGGAGCATGGCTTGTGGCGCTGCGGACTAGTCAGTCGGGCTGGATCGACGCGACCTGGTCCTTTGCAACCGGCTGTTTCGCCGCGGCAGCGGCTCTTGTTCCTCTTGCCGATAACCAAATCTCGGTCCGTCAAGTGCTCGTGGCGGCTCTCGCACTGGTCTGGTCACTGCGGCTTGGCATCCACATCGCTGTTCGCACCGCCCGCGGCGGCGACGACGACCCGCGCTACCGGCAGTTGCGCGAGGAATGGGGAGACGCATTCAAGGTTCGCCTGCTCTGGTTTCTGCAAATCCAGGCACTGGTGGGGCTGGCGCTGGCGCTGTCGATCGCGCTTGCAGCTCACAACCCCGCACCCGGGCTCAGATTCTCTGATTGGCTCGGTTTCGCCTTCTTGATCATGGCAGTTCTCGGCGAGACGATAGCCGACTGTCAGCTTTCCGCATTTCGTGCCGATCCGGTAAACAAAGGGAAGGTTTGCGACGTCGGGCTTTGGGGGGTGTCGCGTCATCCAAATTATTTTTTCGAATGGATAGGCTGGTTCGCCTACGCCATCATCGCAATCGATCTTTCAGGTGCCTACCCTTGGGGGTGGTTGTCTCTCGCCGGGCCATTTCTAATGTATTGGCTCCTCGTTCACGCCTCCGGTATTCCGCCCTTGGAAGCGCACATGCTGCGCTCGCGCGGCAAGGCATTTCGAGACTATCAACATCGCGTCAACGCATTCTGGCCAGGCCCGCAACACGCTGCCTATGCGAGTGACAATGGAGACATTCGATGA